In Bacteroidales bacterium, the following proteins share a genomic window:
- a CDS encoding tail fiber domain-containing protein produces the protein MARKNRLNLKSNFRTGDRPTEEDFADVFDSYVNFKDDNVKIDENSNLEIGGALTLASNGNEPEKKGTIRWNDSEGEFEGHNGSEWGPLGGGESPWLKESGNLVFRGGKVGIGTPNEVSNKLEVEQGPNEKSRFGTVTLGSGEGPYSSWAILTHKERIKYEQFAFAQAQTGRIAINCGNDGNIPRDEKIEFMFNNSTQGAWVNNNLVIGSASELSGADSSHKLQINGSAIKNDGKADWDTISDIRTKENIKDFKQGLNIIKKLDPISFSYNGFAGTPEGRQAIGVNAQELEKIFPSMVQRNALNKKHSHEDATELLTTNLSALKFIMVNAIKELDKRIESLENQSNNQSNNNIE, from the coding sequence ATGGCGCGAAAAAACAGATTAAACCTAAAATCAAATTTCAGGACAGGAGATCGACCGACAGAGGAAGACTTCGCAGATGTATTCGATTCTTATGTGAATTTTAAAGATGACAACGTCAAGATTGACGAAAACAGCAACCTGGAAATAGGAGGGGCATTAACCCTTGCCTCCAATGGAAATGAACCCGAAAAAAAGGGAACCATCAGATGGAACGACAGTGAGGGTGAATTTGAAGGACACAACGGTAGCGAATGGGGCCCCCTGGGTGGAGGAGAATCTCCATGGCTTAAGGAATCCGGAAACCTGGTATTCAGAGGGGGAAAAGTTGGGATTGGTACACCCAATGAAGTATCCAACAAACTAGAAGTGGAGCAGGGACCGAATGAAAAATCCCGTTTCGGCACGGTAACACTTGGTTCGGGTGAAGGTCCTTATAGCTCTTGGGCCATATTAACACATAAAGAGCGTATTAAATACGAACAATTTGCTTTTGCTCAAGCCCAAACAGGTAGGATAGCCATCAATTGTGGAAATGATGGAAATATTCCGCGTGATGAAAAGATTGAATTTATGTTCAACAACTCAACGCAAGGAGCATGGGTGAATAACAACCTGGTAATTGGATCGGCTTCGGAACTATCTGGTGCAGACTCAAGTCACAAGCTTCAGATAAATGGCAGTGCTATAAAGAATGACGGGAAGGCAGATTGGGATACTATATCTGATATCCGCACCAAAGAAAATATTAAAGATTTTAAGCAAGGATTGAACATTATCAAAAAACTCGATCCAATCAGTTTTTCTTATAATGGCTTTGCCGGAACACCGGAAGGTAGACAGGCAATAGGTGTCAATGCCCAGGAATTGGAAAAGATATTTCCTTCAATGGTCCAAAGAAATGCACTAAACAAAAAGCATTCTCACGAAGATGCAACCGAGCTGTTGACAACCAACCTGAGTGCCTTAAAATTCATTATGGTCAATGCCATCAAGGAGCTGGACAAACGAATTGAATCCCTGGAAAATCAATCCAATAATCAGTCAAACAACAACATAGAATAA